From the genome of Nicotiana sylvestris chromosome 2, ASM39365v2, whole genome shotgun sequence, one region includes:
- the LOC104248283 gene encoding uncharacterized protein isoform X1 encodes MEPEAALEFVKQGATMLLLDVPQNTLIGVDTHMFSTGPNFKGVKMIPPGVHFIYYSSSNREGNEFSPIVGFFVDASPSEVIVRKWDSKDERFVKLSEEEEERYAQAVKNLEFDRQLGPYALERYGDWKRLSNYITKNTIESIEPIGGEITVISESEVVENVPKTAMEKVLAEQLKSSKFSKPVEKSPSKGCYYTSIPRVIKQKGASGPELTSMNLDKTQILETILMKQHGGSDDSLLGELQFAFVAFLMGQSLEAFLQWKLLVSLLLGCTEAPLHTRTQLFTKFVKAIYYQLKVGFQKDSKDTGRAEKGAMTLLDESLLSADNFLCHLCKDFFSLVLDAPMVDGDLLTWTRKLRELLEQTLGWDFQQNSAVDGMYLEEDDEFAPMVEMLDNPDHTETPST; translated from the exons ATGGAACCTGAAGCAGCGCTAGAGTTTGTGAAGCAGGGTGCTACTATGTTACTTCTTGATGTCCCTCAGAACACCCTCATCGGTGTTGATACCCAC ATGTTTTCCACTGGGCCTAATTTCAAAGGCGTGAAGATGATTCCTCCTGGCGTCCATTTCATCTACTACAGTTCATCCAACAG AGAAGGAAATGAGTTCTCACCAATAGTTGGTTTTTTCGTTGATGCCAGCCCTTCAGAG gtaattGTTAGGAAATGGGATTCAAAGGATGAGCGCTTTGTCAAATTATCCGAAGAAGAG GAAGAGAGATATGCTCAAGCGGTGAAAAATTTGGAGTTTGACAGACAACTTGGCCCTTATGCATTGGAACGGTATGGAGATTGGAAGCGCTTATCTAACTATATTACGAAGAATACCATTGAAAGTATTG AACCTATTGGAGGAGAAATCACAGTTATTTCTGAATCTGAGGTGGTTGAGAATGTTCCTAAGACAGCCATGGAGAAAGTCTTGGCTGAACAGTTGAAGAGTAGCAAGTTCTCGAAGCCTGTTGAGAAATCGCCTAGTAAAGGTTGTTATTACACCTCAATTCCTCGTGTTATCAAGCAAAAGGGAGCTTCAGGACCAGAGCTTACTAGCATGAATCTTGACAAG ACACAAATATTGGAGACTATTCTGATGAAGCAACATGGTGGTTCAGACGATTCGCTTCTGGGAGAGTTACAATTTGCCTTTGTTGCATTTCTG ATGGGACAGTCACTTGAAGCTTTTCTGCAGTGGAAGCTTTTAGTCAGCCTATTACTTGGCTGTACAGAAGCT CCTCTACACACAAGGACTCAGCTCTTCACCAAG TTTGTGAAAGCAATATATTATCAGTTGAAAGTTGGATTTCAAAAGGATAGTAAGGATACTGGCAGGGCAGAGAAAGGTGCAATGACATTGTTGGATGAGTCTTTATTGTCTGCTGATAACTTCCTGTGTCACCTTTGTAAG GATTTCTTCTCATTGGTGCTTGATGCCCCCATGGTTGATGGAGACCTGCTGACTTGG ACTAGAAAACTGAGAGAGCTGCTTGAGCAGACTCTTGGATGGGACTTCCAGCAGAACAGTGCAGTTGATGGAATGTAccttgaagaagatgatgag TTTGCTCCAATGGTGGAGATGCTAGATAATCCAGATCACACTGAAACACCGTCAACATGA
- the LOC104248284 gene encoding pyridoxal kinase has translation MFVSPLIARIGFNTIRSFSNFRPRCSKQLQMAPPPILALALPSDTGRVLSIQSHTVQGYVGNKSAVFPLQLLGYDVDQINSVQFSNHTGYPTFKGQVLNGEQLWELVEGLEANDLLYYTHLLTGYIGSVSFLNTVLKVVDKLRSVNPKLTYVCDPVMGDEGKLYVPPELVAVYREKVVPVASMLTPNQFEAEQLTGSSITSEKDGQEACNILHAAGPSKVVITSINIDGNLLLIGSHQKEKGQSPEQFKIVIPKIPAYFTGTGDLMTALLLGWSNKYPNDLDKAAELAVSSLQALLLRTLADYQKAGYDCQSSSLEIRLIQSQDNIRNPEVKYRAKRYI, from the exons ATGTTTGTTTCTCCGCTCATTGCTCGCATTGGATTCAACACAATCCGAAGCTTCTCGAATTTCAG ACCCAGGTGCTCAAAGCAATTGCAGATGGCTCCACCACCGATCCTCGCGTTAGCACTGCCCTCGGATACCGGTCGTGTCCTCAGCATTCAGTCTCATACTGTTCAG GGATACGTGGGCAACAAGTCAGCAGTATTCCCTCTCCAACTGTTGGGCTATGATGTAGACCAAATCAATTCTGTTCAGTTCTCAAATCACACAG GATATCCAACCTTTAAGGGCCAGGTTTTAAATGGAGAACAACTGTGGGAGTTAGTAGAAGGTCTTGAGGCCAATGATCTATTATATTATACTCATCTACTGACAg GTTATATTGGTTCAGTCTCCTTCTTGAACACAGTACTGAAAGTCGTCGATAAGCTTCGGTCCGTCAACCCCAAACTTACATATG TTTGTGATCCTGTTATGGGTGATGAAGGTAAGCTATATGTCCCTCCAGAACTGGTGGCAGTATACCGTGAGAAG GTTGTCCCTGTTGCTTCAATGTTGACACCTAACCAGTTTGAAGCAGAGCAGTTGACTGGGTCCAG TATCACTTCTGAAAAAGATGGGCAAGAAGCTTGCAACATTCTGCATGCTGCTGGACCATCAAAG GTTGTTATTACTAGCATAAACATTGATGGCAATCTTCTCCTTATTGGCAGTCACCAGAAAGAAAAG GGTCAATCTCCGGAGCAATTTAAGATTGTGATACCGAAAATTCCTGCATATTTCACG GGAACAGGGGATCTAATGACTGCGTTATTGCTGGGATGGAGCAAT AAATACCCTAACGACCTTGACAAAGCGGCAGAGCTTGCTGTCTCAAGCTTACAG GCACTTTTATTGAGGACACTAGCAGATTATCAAAAGGCTGGCTATGACTGCCAGTCAAGCAGTTTGGAGATTCGGTTGATTCAGAGCCAAGATAACATCCGCAACCCAGAAGTTAAATATAGAGCCAAAAGATACATATGA
- the LOC104248283 gene encoding uncharacterized protein isoform X2 — translation MEPEAALEFVKQGATMLLLDVPQNTLIGVDTHMFSTGPNFKGVKMIPPGVHFIYYSSSNREGNEFSPIVGFFVDASPSEEERYAQAVKNLEFDRQLGPYALERYGDWKRLSNYITKNTIESIEPIGGEITVISESEVVENVPKTAMEKVLAEQLKSSKFSKPVEKSPSKGCYYTSIPRVIKQKGASGPELTSMNLDKTQILETILMKQHGGSDDSLLGELQFAFVAFLMGQSLEAFLQWKLLVSLLLGCTEAPLHTRTQLFTKFVKAIYYQLKVGFQKDSKDTGRAEKGAMTLLDESLLSADNFLCHLCKDFFSLVLDAPMVDGDLLTWTRKLRELLEQTLGWDFQQNSAVDGMYLEEDDEFAPMVEMLDNPDHTETPST, via the exons ATGGAACCTGAAGCAGCGCTAGAGTTTGTGAAGCAGGGTGCTACTATGTTACTTCTTGATGTCCCTCAGAACACCCTCATCGGTGTTGATACCCAC ATGTTTTCCACTGGGCCTAATTTCAAAGGCGTGAAGATGATTCCTCCTGGCGTCCATTTCATCTACTACAGTTCATCCAACAG AGAAGGAAATGAGTTCTCACCAATAGTTGGTTTTTTCGTTGATGCCAGCCCTTCAGAG GAAGAGAGATATGCTCAAGCGGTGAAAAATTTGGAGTTTGACAGACAACTTGGCCCTTATGCATTGGAACGGTATGGAGATTGGAAGCGCTTATCTAACTATATTACGAAGAATACCATTGAAAGTATTG AACCTATTGGAGGAGAAATCACAGTTATTTCTGAATCTGAGGTGGTTGAGAATGTTCCTAAGACAGCCATGGAGAAAGTCTTGGCTGAACAGTTGAAGAGTAGCAAGTTCTCGAAGCCTGTTGAGAAATCGCCTAGTAAAGGTTGTTATTACACCTCAATTCCTCGTGTTATCAAGCAAAAGGGAGCTTCAGGACCAGAGCTTACTAGCATGAATCTTGACAAG ACACAAATATTGGAGACTATTCTGATGAAGCAACATGGTGGTTCAGACGATTCGCTTCTGGGAGAGTTACAATTTGCCTTTGTTGCATTTCTG ATGGGACAGTCACTTGAAGCTTTTCTGCAGTGGAAGCTTTTAGTCAGCCTATTACTTGGCTGTACAGAAGCT CCTCTACACACAAGGACTCAGCTCTTCACCAAG TTTGTGAAAGCAATATATTATCAGTTGAAAGTTGGATTTCAAAAGGATAGTAAGGATACTGGCAGGGCAGAGAAAGGTGCAATGACATTGTTGGATGAGTCTTTATTGTCTGCTGATAACTTCCTGTGTCACCTTTGTAAG GATTTCTTCTCATTGGTGCTTGATGCCCCCATGGTTGATGGAGACCTGCTGACTTGG ACTAGAAAACTGAGAGAGCTGCTTGAGCAGACTCTTGGATGGGACTTCCAGCAGAACAGTGCAGTTGATGGAATGTAccttgaagaagatgatgag TTTGCTCCAATGGTGGAGATGCTAGATAATCCAGATCACACTGAAACACCGTCAACATGA